The following are from one region of the Halobacteriovorax vibrionivorans genome:
- a CDS encoding MotA/TolQ/ExbB proton channel family protein: MRLYEYIQQGGLIMYILLFINIVGWAIMLSKAYFLSVEMKMTSQTSSDIQKRITDVGEKDATSKIEIAKQYLAGHVMGAEKGLNTVKIIATISPLLGLLGTVVGVLKAFHVMSQTGLSNPASFAQGISMALITTVGGMIVAIPHFVGHNYLLGSVDKLESKLEQEIMEKIL; encoded by the coding sequence GAATATATCCAGCAAGGTGGATTGATTATGTACATTCTACTATTCATCAATATTGTTGGATGGGCAATTATGTTATCTAAGGCATACTTTCTCTCTGTGGAGATGAAGATGACTTCTCAAACATCAAGTGACATTCAAAAAAGAATTACTGATGTTGGAGAAAAGGATGCAACGTCAAAAATCGAAATTGCAAAGCAGTATCTAGCTGGTCACGTTATGGGTGCAGAAAAGGGTCTAAATACAGTTAAGATTATTGCAACAATCTCTCCACTACTTGGACTACTTGGTACCGTTGTTGGTGTATTGAAGGCCTTCCACGTAATGTCTCAAACAGGATTATCAAATCCAGCATCATTTGCTCAAGGTATCTCAATGGCCCTTATTACAACAGTTGGTGGGATGATTGTCGCAATTCCTCACTTTGTTGGTCACAACTACCTACTAGGAAGTGTGGATAAATTAGAATCAAAATTAGAACAAGAAATTATGGAAAAAATTCTATGA